The Pelagibacterium halotolerans B2 genome has a segment encoding these proteins:
- a CDS encoding AMP-binding protein, translating to MRWRISADKPFLTLAATDTTVTYDDFMRQVASLASELSDLGMQPGQTIATHFPTGIPALIAWQAVSAIGCVEMPIHPDLSGEPLQHILATCPPAAIIGEWSLHRNIAAVTVDPAPLMLFHGRPPNTPFPAAARDIEPVLQRAAKRLPEGKVSPSAAATVLFTSGTSGPAKGALLPHKQLHMVAQQVLEATGLNADDTYYCVHPLNHVAGKYMGVFAAMMAGAHVVLEERFDAAVWIERVHRHRITISMAHGPMLEMIHAQPASPLDAQHQMRRMMCCPLPLAIGAEFESRFDLAGIEMWGMTEIGNPLWTSVQAPRVPGSCGRLLAQWYDMQIADPQTDIPLPAGTVGEIQVRPRHPYTTMIEYTGRPDATAAAWRNQWFHTGDLAYQNASGDVFYLDRIGDRIRRRSENISSYEIEAAAMRSGMIAEAAAVGVPSGFQHDDEIKLFVVAGPHQEVDCTLLLTFLAGQLPHFMLPRYIETLSGLPRTPNKKVRKKELRDRPNGTGTWDRKAAGLRLRDLYRLP from the coding sequence ATGAGATGGCGCATCAGCGCGGACAAGCCTTTCCTCACGCTGGCCGCGACAGATACGACGGTTACCTATGACGATTTCATGCGCCAGGTGGCATCTCTTGCCAGCGAATTGAGCGACCTAGGCATGCAGCCCGGTCAGACTATCGCCACACATTTTCCCACCGGCATTCCGGCCCTGATCGCCTGGCAAGCGGTTAGCGCGATCGGGTGTGTAGAAATGCCGATCCACCCTGATCTGAGCGGCGAGCCGTTGCAACATATACTAGCGACCTGTCCGCCTGCCGCCATTATCGGAGAATGGTCCCTGCATAGGAATATCGCGGCCGTGACGGTCGATCCCGCACCACTAATGTTATTTCACGGCCGCCCCCCGAACACGCCCTTTCCTGCGGCTGCGCGGGATATCGAACCTGTACTGCAACGAGCCGCCAAACGCCTTCCCGAGGGTAAAGTATCACCGTCAGCGGCTGCCACCGTGCTGTTCACGTCCGGCACATCCGGTCCTGCCAAGGGCGCCCTGCTGCCGCACAAGCAGTTGCACATGGTCGCTCAGCAGGTTTTGGAGGCAACCGGCCTCAATGCGGACGACACATACTATTGCGTACACCCACTCAATCATGTTGCCGGCAAATATATGGGCGTGTTCGCTGCGATGATGGCAGGTGCGCATGTCGTTCTGGAAGAACGCTTCGATGCCGCTGTTTGGATTGAACGCGTCCACCGGCACCGGATCACCATCTCCATGGCCCACGGTCCAATGCTCGAAATGATCCACGCGCAACCAGCCTCGCCGTTGGATGCCCAACATCAAATGCGCCGTATGATGTGCTGCCCGCTTCCCCTAGCAATCGGAGCGGAATTCGAAAGCCGTTTCGATCTTGCGGGTATCGAGATGTGGGGCATGACCGAGATCGGCAACCCGCTATGGACATCGGTGCAGGCACCGCGTGTGCCCGGTTCCTGTGGACGTCTGCTTGCACAGTGGTACGACATGCAGATCGCGGATCCTCAAACCGACATTCCTTTGCCTGCCGGTACCGTCGGTGAAATCCAGGTGCGCCCGCGTCACCCGTATACCACCATGATCGAATACACCGGAAGGCCGGATGCAACTGCCGCCGCTTGGCGCAACCAATGGTTTCACACCGGAGATCTGGCTTACCAGAACGCAAGCGGAGATGTCTTCTATCTGGACCGCATCGGCGACCGCATCCGGCGCCGGTCGGAGAATATTTCGTCCTACGAGATCGAAGCGGCCGCGATGCGTTCCGGCATGATTGCCGAAGCTGCTGCCGTGGGCGTGCCGTCTGGGTTCCAGCATGACGACGAGATCAAACTGTTCGTCGTTGCCGGCCCTCACCAGGAAGTAGATTGCACCTTGCTGCTCACGTTTCTTGCTGGACAGCTGCCGCATTTCATGCTGCCCAGATACATCGAAACGTTGAGCGGGCTTCCGCGCACCCCCAATAAGAAAGTACGAAAGAAAGAGCTGCGCGACCGGCCGAACGGCACCGGCACCTGGGACCGCAAGGCTGCCGGCCTCCGGCTCCGCGACCTCTACCGGCTTCCCTGA
- a CDS encoding TetR/AcrR family transcriptional regulator — MSDKTEEDTPTVRWRRKSTSNAAMREMSMQRITEAAFRLFVVRGYEATTLQQIADEVNMTKGAIFFYFQSKENLLLHLLASAEEAVVSTFIEKVDSSNASPSERIVDFFHHGARQGLEAPYRLLCLIQISIVFSGQDNEIGRRVTDIYRRIYEHLTGIVEEGQKVGAFNNDIKPSEFVSMIVAMHDGMMLEWQRRGGEIDGRLLVQAVRVSMLNGMLAQGSR; from the coding sequence ATGTCCGACAAGACGGAGGAAGACACACCAACCGTGCGCTGGCGGCGCAAGTCGACATCCAATGCCGCTATGCGCGAGATGAGCATGCAGCGAATCACGGAAGCGGCCTTCCGCCTTTTCGTTGTCCGGGGGTACGAGGCCACAACCCTTCAGCAGATCGCCGATGAAGTGAATATGACCAAAGGGGCGATCTTCTTCTACTTTCAGAGCAAGGAGAATCTTCTCCTTCATCTGCTGGCTTCGGCGGAAGAGGCGGTTGTGAGCACTTTCATCGAGAAAGTGGATTCCTCGAACGCTTCGCCTTCGGAGCGAATCGTGGATTTCTTCCATCACGGTGCACGCCAGGGCCTCGAAGCTCCGTACAGGCTCCTGTGCCTAATCCAGATATCGATTGTGTTCAGCGGTCAGGACAACGAGATCGGCCGGCGAGTCACGGATATCTACCGCAGAATCTATGAGCATCTTACCGGTATTGTCGAAGAAGGTCAGAAAGTTGGCGCGTTCAATAACGACATCAAGCCTTCCGAGTTCGTTTCCATGATCGTCGCCATGCATGACGGCATGATGCTGGAATGGCAACGGCGGGGAGGCGAGATTGATGGGCGATTGCTGGTGCAGGCCGTCAGGGTGAGCATGCTGAATGGTATGCTGGCTCAGGGAAGCCGGTAG
- a CDS encoding iron-containing alcohol dehydrogenase → MALIQYLTRIQFEAGAIALLSEELQLQGSSRPLIVTDKGIAAAGILATVLEKGGLPADTAVYDGTPENPTEAAAMEAVEMFRSADCDGIVALGGGSAIDLGKAVSLLASHDAPLEQYAVILGGAGRITSNKPPVIAVPTTAGTGSEVGRAALLTLEDGRKLGFISPFMIPDVALCDPDLTAGLPPYLTAATGMDTMTHCIETYLSPKFNPVADAIALDGLARATGWLETATQNGDDRQARTEMMMAALQGGLTFQKGLGAVHSLSHPLGGLKSIKLHHGTLNAVLLPAVLRFNAPGAEAKYAKIREAMGLDADADLPQSIADLSIRLGLPGTLGQMGVKPDCFEAVAEGAVKDHSTASNAREIGVDDFVRILHESL, encoded by the coding sequence ATGGCACTTATTCAGTATCTCACACGCATTCAGTTCGAGGCGGGAGCCATCGCGCTGCTTTCCGAAGAACTGCAATTGCAGGGTAGCTCGCGACCGCTGATCGTGACCGACAAGGGTATCGCTGCCGCGGGCATTCTCGCCACCGTGCTCGAAAAAGGCGGCCTGCCGGCGGACACGGCGGTTTACGACGGCACGCCTGAAAATCCCACCGAAGCGGCTGCCATGGAGGCCGTCGAGATGTTCAGGTCGGCCGATTGCGATGGCATCGTGGCCCTCGGGGGCGGATCGGCGATCGATCTGGGAAAGGCGGTATCGCTGTTGGCGAGCCATGATGCGCCGCTCGAACAGTACGCGGTCATTCTGGGCGGTGCCGGGCGCATCACTTCGAACAAGCCGCCCGTTATTGCGGTACCCACCACGGCCGGAACGGGAAGCGAAGTGGGGCGGGCAGCCTTGTTGACCCTGGAAGACGGCCGGAAGCTGGGGTTCATTTCCCCGTTCATGATTCCGGATGTGGCGCTTTGTGACCCGGATCTCACGGCCGGGCTGCCGCCCTATCTGACCGCTGCCACGGGTATGGACACGATGACCCATTGTATCGAGACATATCTCAGCCCCAAATTTAATCCCGTGGCCGACGCGATCGCTCTGGACGGCCTGGCGCGGGCAACAGGCTGGCTGGAAACCGCCACCCAAAACGGCGACGACCGCCAGGCGCGCACGGAGATGATGATGGCCGCCTTGCAGGGCGGACTGACCTTCCAGAAAGGCCTTGGTGCCGTTCACTCCCTTTCCCATCCGCTTGGCGGGCTCAAGAGCATCAAGCTTCATCACGGCACGCTGAATGCGGTTCTGTTGCCGGCGGTGCTGCGCTTCAACGCTCCGGGCGCCGAAGCCAAGTATGCCAAGATCCGGGAAGCCATGGGCCTTGATGCCGACGCGGACCTTCCCCAATCCATAGCGGATTTGTCGATCCGTCTGGGGTTGCCGGGCACCCTTGGACAAATGGGGGTCAAGCCGGATTGTTTCGAAGCCGTCGCCGAGGGAGCGGTAAAAGATCACTCCACGGCGAGCAATGCGCGCGAGATAGGTGTTGATGACTTTGTTCGAATTCTGCATGAAAGTCTGTAA
- a CDS encoding enoyl-CoA hydratase/isomerase family protein, translating to MNEELVGMQQHGAVRIVSIQRAAKLNSLNHDVVGALDAALSAAVDDPDTRVIILAGAGEKAFVAGMDVEDIAGADAVQAFRAMQKGQDFFRRVARLPKPTIAMVQGYALGGGFELALSCDFIVAGEKARFGFPEITLATFAGWGGTQLAMARMHPAFAREMLLSGSHYTAEQCRHFGFINRIVPQDSLQSDTLAFAALFADKDPVALEFAKTATLSAGSASDTGMLVEAGLYAINFVQPPARAAFENFLAARRR from the coding sequence ATGAATGAAGAACTCGTTGGGATGCAACAGCACGGCGCTGTACGTATTGTCTCAATTCAACGTGCGGCCAAGCTCAATTCCCTCAACCATGACGTGGTCGGTGCACTCGATGCGGCGTTGAGTGCCGCGGTCGACGATCCGGATACCCGGGTGATCATTCTCGCCGGAGCGGGGGAGAAGGCGTTTGTTGCCGGTATGGATGTCGAAGATATTGCCGGCGCGGACGCCGTGCAGGCCTTCCGCGCCATGCAAAAAGGCCAGGACTTCTTCCGGCGGGTTGCCCGCCTGCCCAAGCCCACCATTGCCATGGTGCAAGGGTATGCCCTGGGCGGGGGATTTGAACTGGCACTGTCCTGCGATTTCATCGTCGCGGGTGAAAAGGCCCGGTTCGGGTTCCCTGAAATCACCCTCGCCACGTTTGCCGGCTGGGGCGGCACACAACTCGCCATGGCGCGGATGCATCCAGCTTTCGCCCGGGAGATGCTGTTGAGCGGCAGTCACTACACAGCCGAACAATGCCGGCATTTCGGCTTCATCAACCGTATCGTGCCCCAGGACAGCTTGCAGTCGGATACGCTGGCCTTTGCCGCCCTTTTCGCCGACAAGGATCCCGTGGCCCTGGAGTTTGCCAAGACCGCGACCCTGAGTGCAGGATCGGCATCCGATACCGGCATGCTTGTGGAAGCGGGGCTGTACGCGATCAATTTCGTTCAACCGCCCGCCCGTGCAGCGTTCGAGAATTTCCTGGCGGCGCGCCGGCGGTAA
- a CDS encoding TRAP transporter substrate-binding protein, with product MNLLQKTTAAIFGVMLTVVPSYALDMNLGHTLTPDSPFHAGAQKFADILEERSDGEINITVFPHSQLGGELTMIQGAQMGTEDVFVTGQSTLTNTAREFLIFDIPYLFDSVDQANEILAGPAGDKFLDVLPEYGLVGLGWFSAMERNVFASRPINSVDDFAGMKMRVIQSPGYVDSYSALGAQPTPMAYADLYLALQQGVIDGADTSPDQFVSDKFIEVSDYYNLTRVHYMPALLIMSKSRWDSFTAVEQEMVQQAADEAMAYAQDYYKQAYDNAITEMEEAGVTIVETDVDTLVEATDPVAQQLIDQIPDGQEFYDAVISARN from the coding sequence TTGAACCTGTTGCAAAAAACGACTGCTGCTATCTTTGGCGTGATGCTGACGGTAGTGCCATCCTATGCCCTTGATATGAACCTGGGCCATACGCTCACTCCCGACAGCCCCTTTCATGCCGGGGCGCAGAAATTCGCCGATATTCTCGAGGAACGGTCTGACGGGGAGATCAATATAACCGTTTTCCCTCATTCCCAGCTCGGCGGGGAACTGACCATGATCCAGGGTGCCCAGATGGGTACAGAGGATGTGTTCGTTACCGGACAGTCGACGCTCACCAATACGGCGCGTGAATTCCTCATCTTTGATATTCCATATCTGTTCGACAGCGTCGATCAGGCCAACGAAATCCTGGCTGGTCCGGCGGGCGACAAGTTTCTCGACGTACTGCCGGAATACGGACTGGTGGGACTGGGCTGGTTCTCGGCCATGGAACGCAATGTTTTCGCGTCAAGGCCAATTAATTCGGTCGATGATTTCGCCGGCATGAAAATGCGGGTCATCCAGTCGCCCGGCTATGTGGATAGCTATTCCGCCCTGGGGGCGCAGCCGACACCGATGGCCTATGCCGACCTGTATCTTGCGCTCCAGCAGGGCGTGATCGATGGTGCGGATACGTCCCCGGACCAGTTCGTATCGGACAAGTTCATTGAGGTTTCCGACTATTATAACCTCACGCGCGTCCACTATATGCCGGCGCTGCTGATCATGTCGAAATCGCGCTGGGATTCGTTTACGGCCGTGGAACAGGAAATGGTTCAGCAGGCTGCCGACGAGGCGATGGCCTATGCCCAGGACTATTACAAGCAGGCCTATGACAATGCCATCACCGAAATGGAAGAGGCCGGCGTCACCATCGTGGAGACGGATGTCGACACCCTGGTGGAAGCTACCGATCCGGTGGCGCAGCAGCTGATCGACCAGATTCCCGATGGTCAGGAGTTCTACGACGCGGTGATCTCCGCGCGTAACTGA
- a CDS encoding TRAP transporter large permease encodes MIAVLFIACALILLVGAPIMVALGLSAAIALEIDGRPLIIVLQTVFQSLDSFNLMAIPFFVLAGNLMQSGGIARRLIALANALVGWIHGGLGAVAVVTSMLFATVSGSSSATTAAIGSTLIPAMQRKGYPKAFAASVTAASGELGAIIPPSIPMVIYGLAANVSVASLFIAGIIPGLLITASLVLTVYVVTRIKGFDEVVPLSFGGWMSGLWTAFRQALLALLMPALILGGIYGGFFTPTEASCVAVLYGLFVGLFVYRELSFKDLPRVLARSAVMSSIIMLIVAFAAVFAYLLTVNQVPQKVAGMLGAISDNPVLFLLLTNVLLLLVGMFIEALAAILILAPILAPVAVSFGIDPIHFGMVMIVNLAIGMVTPPVGVNLFVVCQIAGLKLEQLVRYLLIFLGVLIANVLIITYVPAVSTALL; translated from the coding sequence ATGATTGCCGTGCTGTTTATTGCCTGCGCCCTTATTCTCCTGGTGGGCGCGCCGATCATGGTGGCCTTGGGTCTGTCCGCAGCCATCGCCTTGGAAATCGACGGCAGGCCACTCATCATCGTGTTGCAGACGGTGTTCCAGTCCCTGGACTCCTTCAACCTGATGGCGATTCCGTTTTTCGTGCTGGCGGGCAATCTCATGCAGTCCGGCGGCATTGCGCGCCGGCTCATCGCGCTGGCCAATGCGCTGGTAGGCTGGATACACGGCGGGCTCGGCGCCGTGGCAGTCGTTACCTCCATGCTGTTCGCCACGGTTTCCGGTTCTTCGTCGGCAACAACCGCGGCGATCGGTTCCACGCTTATCCCGGCCATGCAGCGCAAGGGATATCCCAAGGCGTTCGCGGCTTCGGTAACGGCTGCCTCGGGAGAGCTGGGCGCAATCATTCCGCCTTCCATTCCCATGGTGATCTACGGACTCGCGGCCAACGTGTCGGTGGCTTCCCTGTTCATTGCCGGGATCATTCCGGGTCTGCTGATCACCGCTTCACTGGTGCTGACTGTTTATGTCGTCACCCGCATAAAGGGGTTTGACGAGGTCGTGCCGCTCAGCTTCGGGGGCTGGATGTCGGGCCTGTGGACGGCGTTCCGCCAGGCCCTTCTGGCACTGCTTATGCCGGCGCTCATACTGGGCGGTATCTATGGCGGCTTTTTCACGCCGACGGAGGCCTCCTGCGTCGCGGTGCTCTATGGCCTTTTTGTCGGGTTGTTCGTGTACCGTGAGCTGAGCTTCAAGGATCTGCCGCGTGTTCTGGCACGCTCGGCGGTGATGTCCTCGATCATCATGCTGATTGTGGCGTTTGCAGCCGTGTTTGCCTATCTGCTCACCGTCAACCAGGTGCCGCAGAAAGTGGCCGGCATGCTTGGCGCCATTTCCGACAATCCGGTGCTGTTCCTGCTGCTGACCAACGTGTTGCTGCTGTTGGTGGGCATGTTCATCGAAGCTCTTGCCGCGATCCTGATCCTGGCGCCGATCCTGGCGCCGGTGGCGGTCTCGTTCGGTATCGATCCCATACATTTCGGCATGGTGATGATTGTCAATCTCGCCATCGGCATGGTGACGCCGCCGGTCGGCGTGAACCTGTTCGTTGTGTGCCAAATCGCCGGTCTGAAACTCGAGCAACTGGTGCGCTATCTGCTGATTTTCCTGGGGGTGCTGATCGCCAACGTGCTGATCATCACCTACGTGCCGGCCGTCAGCACGGCGCTGCTTTAG
- a CDS encoding TRAP transporter small permease, which translates to MTADSTAHRRFAAVQKVMDRVNSVSAMFAGLCLAGMVLAVAVAVFVRLLYTYTGIRLAAPWGEEVARYLMIASVFIGGAVAAGQKRLIGVDAFVAVMPPRVSRWLAVVAHLLTLSLVLMITWQAIMLVEFGMRQWSPVLRMPMAAVYGGVLVGAVLMVANVAVLVVGTLLGVEDPEAPAPTDVSGNVRDVGGVE; encoded by the coding sequence ATGACTGCAGATTCAACCGCACACCGGCGCTTTGCCGCCGTACAGAAAGTGATGGACCGGGTAAATTCGGTTTCCGCCATGTTCGCCGGTTTGTGCCTGGCGGGGATGGTGCTGGCGGTTGCCGTCGCCGTGTTCGTAAGGCTGCTTTACACCTACACGGGCATAAGGCTCGCCGCCCCCTGGGGCGAAGAAGTCGCCCGCTACCTGATGATCGCCAGCGTGTTCATCGGGGGGGCGGTGGCCGCGGGCCAGAAACGGCTCATCGGGGTCGATGCCTTTGTGGCCGTCATGCCGCCGCGGGTCTCCCGCTGGCTGGCAGTTGTTGCGCACCTTCTGACCCTTTCGCTTGTGCTGATGATCACCTGGCAGGCTATCATGCTTGTCGAATTCGGCATGCGCCAATGGTCCCCCGTCCTGCGGATGCCCATGGCGGCCGTCTATGGTGGCGTCCTCGTTGGCGCCGTGCTCATGGTGGCCAATGTAGCCGTGCTGGTCGTGGGTACGCTCCTCGGGGTCGAGGATCCGGAAGCGCCGGCTCCCACAGATGTTTCCGGAAACGTGCGGGATGTGGGAGGCGTCGAATGA
- a CDS encoding CaiB/BaiF CoA transferase family protein, which yields MLNLLSGVRVVSLNHFLLGPVGTQHLADLGADVISVEPLDGAFQRNWGGANKRIDDQSMLFLAGNRNKRSLALDMKSKAGREVVERLIAQADVLAENFRPGVMDRLGLGCETLLERHPGLIYAAASGFGADGPYADRPGQDLLIQAMSGLARITGSADGARPVGVSAADHHGAALFALGILAALFRREKTGKGGRVDVNLLSAAIDLQVESFTCFMNGEQPETVYQPKNVGGWYFAAPYGIYATRDGEIAISLGEISLLAKAIDRPELNDFDKNAQYVQREEVAAIVAAAFAQQDTAHWVERLNAEGVWHSVVNDYPDVVRDPQVRHNDTFIEVEGATGSPIRLVNHPIRYDEATASVSLPPQPLSAQAEQILHMLEYSDDEIETLFDSGVVRRPGT from the coding sequence ATGTTGAATTTGCTGAGTGGAGTGCGTGTGGTCAGCCTGAACCACTTCTTGCTGGGTCCGGTTGGAACTCAGCATCTGGCGGACTTGGGCGCTGACGTTATTTCGGTGGAACCCCTGGATGGGGCGTTTCAGAGAAACTGGGGTGGTGCCAACAAGCGCATAGACGATCAATCCATGCTGTTTCTCGCCGGTAATCGGAACAAGCGCAGCCTGGCGCTGGATATGAAGAGCAAGGCCGGCAGGGAAGTGGTCGAGCGTTTGATCGCGCAGGCCGACGTGCTTGCCGAGAATTTCCGCCCGGGCGTCATGGACCGTTTGGGGCTGGGCTGCGAAACCCTTCTTGAGCGACATCCGGGTCTGATTTACGCCGCTGCTTCAGGTTTCGGGGCAGACGGCCCCTATGCCGACCGACCTGGCCAGGATCTTCTTATTCAGGCCATGTCCGGCCTGGCCAGGATTACCGGGTCGGCCGACGGGGCGCGTCCTGTCGGCGTTTCGGCTGCGGACCATCATGGCGCGGCGCTCTTTGCGCTCGGTATTCTTGCGGCGCTTTTCCGCCGTGAAAAGACAGGCAAGGGCGGCAGGGTGGACGTCAACCTGCTTTCGGCCGCGATCGATCTGCAGGTCGAGTCCTTTACCTGTTTCATGAACGGGGAGCAGCCCGAGACTGTCTATCAGCCGAAGAATGTTGGTGGCTGGTACTTCGCTGCACCGTACGGCATTTATGCCACCCGGGACGGTGAGATTGCCATTTCCCTGGGTGAAATTTCCCTGCTCGCCAAGGCGATAGACCGCCCTGAACTCAACGATTTCGACAAGAACGCCCAATATGTGCAGCGCGAGGAAGTGGCGGCGATCGTTGCTGCGGCCTTTGCCCAGCAGGACACGGCCCATTGGGTCGAGCGGCTGAACGCGGAAGGGGTCTGGCACAGCGTCGTGAATGATTATCCCGACGTCGTGCGTGATCCCCAGGTTCGGCACAATGACACGTTCATCGAGGTCGAGGGCGCCACCGGCTCGCCCATCCGGTTGGTCAATCATCCCATACGGTACGACGAGGCAACGGCCAGTGTGTCCCTGCCCCCGCAACCCCTGAGCGCGCAGGCGGAACAGATCCTGCACATGCTGGAGTACAGCGACGACGAAATCGAGACTCTGTTCGATTCAGGTGTGGTTCGCCGGCCAGGCACATAG